ttttaaccttgaaTCGCTAggttgatgtatttttttttatataattatcatagatttattcaatattaattataaagtaGGTTAAGAAAACAACTGTAAgtctatataattattataatattttttttattccatcttacggaattttttataattgccCTTGAAACAGGACAGAAGCCCATGTTGCAAGGTTTGTTGGAAAGATATTGCCATGTATATATGGTGCTGCAATAAATGCCTTTCTCGCTCTCTCTGTCCCCGTACTAGTGCTTCGTAGCAGAGCCAAATTGTTTCGCTAGAACAAATCATAATCCCAGTGAAGCTCCACAAGCATAGAGAAACAGTTTCTTCTTCCAAGGGGCTGGATCACAACAAATTGTTCACGCTTGAGGAGCAGCTAAACgaaattagaaatatagttTCCGTTGTAGCAAAGGAGCAACTAATAAAAGCATTTACATAGACTAATGTCATTTCATTGTTTCCTTTCTGTAAGTTGAACCGTGGTATCTTATTCTTATATATGACTTGATGTGAGTAAAGAAGACATCTCTTCAATAAAAACCGAGGATGATTGCATGTTACAATGGTACAATTTCACGTACAAGTAGGATTCATTTTGGAGTTTTCGCTTCATTCTCCAATTCCTGTTGGATCTTGAGTAGTTCCCTGACAGAGCAGCAGTCCTCACCCCACACAAACAAATGAACGACTTAAAGAGAAAGGCAGCTTCCACCTTTCTCTTCCAAAGCAAGGATGCCTCTTGGAATCttgaaaaggaacaaaaaccaaacaaacagaCAGTGAACCAAAATGTCAACTATCACCAAAATTAGCCATGGAGGATGGCTGAGGCTGCTGGATATGAGCCTCAGTTTGTGCCTGAGAGTGATTTTGTTGCTCAACAAATCTGCTTATACGCTCAAGCAACTGTTGAGCCTTCCTCTTTCCCCGGTCTGTGCCATTTTGTGCCAAATCCACCAGCGGTCCCATAACTCCATGTTCTTGTGCCTCTACCATATGTTTCTGGTCTCCAGAACAAAGATGCACCAGCACTGCTGCTGCATTCTCTCTGTTCCTGGGTGACCCATTCCTGATAACTTCCACCAAAACTGGCACTGCCTCTGCAGCTCCAATGGTTGCCTTCCCTTCAGGGTGGCTAGCCAGTATTGCTAGTATAGCCAGTGCCTCATCCACCATTCCACCTCCCGTTTCTGTTAATAGACACATCAATGTGGGCACAACTCCAGCCCTCACTGCCTTTCCCTTGTTCCCCTGGTAGATGCACAAGTTGAAAAGTGCAGTCGCTGCATCCTTCTTCCCCCTTTGTGTACCTTCACTTAGAAGTGTCACCAGAGGTGGGATAGCCCCCAGAAAACCAATTGTAACCTTATTTTCATCCACAACTGAAAGGCTGAAAAGGGTGGCTGCAGCATTTTCTCGAGCTTCCATGCTGCCCTTCTTGAGCACATGCACAATACCAGGAACTGCCCCAGCTGATACAATGTTTCCTTTGTTATCTTCGCATATGGAGAGGTTAAGAAGCGCTGTAATTGCATGCTCTTGGATGCAAGGGTCAGGTGTCGAGAGGAGGCCAACAAGAAGAGGGATTGCACCAGCTTGAGCAATAGCCACACGATTATCAGCGTTGTGCTTGGCAAGAAGACGGATCTCCCCGGCAGCAGACCGCTGGTCTTCTACACAGCCAGATTTAAGCTTCTGGAGGagaattttaatctttgtaagCTCAGCAGGTGAGCAAGTAGATACAGTTTTACTTGTTCCAGAACTGCTGGGCCTTTTTGGTGGCTCAATGCCATTGGCTTCACACCACTGTGCTATGAGGCTTCGTAGAACGTAGTTGGGTGTCAGAGCAGTACTAGTGAGTTTCTGTTGCGTCTTTGGACAAGTGTCATGTCCTGCTCCCAGCCATTTCTCAATGCAGGAACGTTCATAGGTCTATAATCAACAGAGAAGATATGTTAAAAAGGACAGCCATAGAAAAATGTATAAGTAAGTCCCTCAGTTTATACAGGGCGAGGACCAAGCAAGAGATCTAGTAAAAGATCAATCAGCTATCAACCCCCCAGAAGTTTGTTGCCCTCCTACCCAAGAAGCACCAAACCATCAGATTTGCTTTTGCAAGTTTCCCATCTTTTTGAAGCAACTTAAAAGTGATTATTGGAGGACAAGAATCCTCCTCTGATACAACTCTACACCTTCAAATCTCAAATAAAGGTCTCATCAAAGGGAAGATCTTAATTACTTGATGCCCCGTGACCTAACTGTTTCAATGCACATAACAAGTTTTATCTAAGCATATGGCACTTTCTGTAGACATTCTATAATTGTGGTTGAAAAATGGAAGATGGAGGCAAGGGCTGAAACTTCACATCATCAAATCAGAGacaaaaacacatgaaaaacagAAATTAAGGTTCAACCATTGTTGAGGACATCATAGGATAGAAGATTCGGGATCCATATACCTGCCCTGTTGAAACAATTACAGGATCCTTCATCAATTCCAGGGATATTGGACAGCGGAAATCATCTGGTATAACTGGCATCTGGCGACTTCCATCAACAATAGCTTGTCCACTGCCACTTGGGGGAagattcttttctctttcaggTGCATCCAGGTTTGGATTTTCTGTTTGcacaaaatctttaattttcttcaatagCATCGACATCTTCTCAATGCTCTCCCCAGGATCTCCTCCAGTAGCACCAACCATCTCATGCAAAGCTAGAGACTCTTGTGTAAGGTCAGCTATTCCCATCAATTGTAATTTTTCAGATATTCTTCTTAGGACAGCAAGATCTGATGCTGAATCATTGGTCTTGTTGTAAAGGGACAAGAGATCTTCATACAGCTCAACATCAGTAGCATCGACCCTTCCTTTGGCTCTTCTAAATTGAGCAAGGACAAGCTCAACCTGAAAttagagtttatttttaaaaaagaaaaagaacaaaaaaagatgtataaataaaaaaatacaataacacaGAAAAATTGATGCAAGGAGCTGTAAGGACCACTCATATTCTAGTTAAAAAGAAGCAGGTGTAGTTTTAAAATGTGACAGGATCATCTTAGGATCCttgaaccataatttttttgaaaatgtcaAGAAGAAAAACAGTGAAGTCTCACTAAGCTCCTTTGACGGTTATGATTCCCAAGAAATCACCTCAACATTACGCAATGCATATGACataaaatctcaaatatcaCAGGGCAGGATATTAACTTGTTGGTTCTGGGCTATCTACAtccccaaatatatatataaacaaataattttcaacCTGTTCCTTAACTTCATCAGATATGTCCAGGCCTTCATAGGAAATTCCAGTTAGAGCTTGCTCCAATTTAGCTGTCACCTCATGGTatttattcataatttgttCCCTCTCTAGGACCTGAAAGCAAAATAAACCCGgtgattttggaagaaaaaagaacaaagaaaactaGGTAGCTTGCAGGAACCATGACAGACCAAACCAGAACCTAAATagcattttgaaaatattaccGAATTTTGCCTCTACTCTTTCGCAATAAGAACAACGGAGGACTTGTCTAACAACACCAGGGCATGGTaatatttaacaataaataTACAAACGATGCAACATTACAAATATAGAATATACATTATATACATACGATTGAGGAAGTTGACATTGatataaagataaacaaaatgtTCCAATGCTTAAAGCCATTCCATCAATGAATCGGCATCAGCTGAAAATCTTTAGACAAGTCTCTGCGCAGTATTTGTATACAACGCAGTGGttaaaggaaaaagaaacaaacaaaagtaTAAAATATTCCAATTCTGAAATCCCACAGCATTTTCTTTCACGGTAGGCAATTTCATGGCTCCCcttctctattattttatttttcctgtatGACATATTGCCTATGAACCCATACCAAAGTACCAGCGGTGACTGATTAGCGAAATGCTGTGGCATGACATAAAATTGAAATCCAAAGACCTCGACAAGAAAGGTTTTGACAACAACTCGCCCAAAAAAAGTCAATCCAGAACATTCACTGGGTTGTATTCAGTAATATGCATGATCAAAATCCAAAACCCCACGAACCAGCTCCACACAAAGAAATCAATGTCCCGTCAACAGAGTCTCTACAATCAGATAAGGAACTAAaatagaaaatgagaaaaaaaattatagaaaaaaaaacacaaaccaagTAAATCTTGCTTCCTTCGCAACCAAATATAAGCAAATCTTTAGCGGAATCCAAAGCTTGTTTGAGCAAAACAAGAGCTTTGAGAGTTTGTTGAGGGATGATGGAGTCTTTGCTGTCTCTAATCTCTTCCAACATTGGTATCAACAACTTCAACCTCCTGGCTAGATTGCAATACTGTTTCTTGACCGTACATCTGTAATCTGAGATCGAAGCAATCTTGTTCACTGTCTCAATCAAAATCTCTACTACCTCACCTCctcctttctcttcttcctccatTGCTATAACCCAAAGAATACAAAACCAATCAGTCAGATCTATCACTGCACTAGCAGATACTCGTTTGCTGAACCGGATTAGTGAAATCCTAGCAGGCCACTTGCCATAGTCGTCTCTTCGTCTCTGTCTACACGGGAGACTTTTAGAGAGAGCGAGCCAGCCCTTTTTCTTGTGGCGCGGCTAGATTGAGCTAACCGGGTAAACGTAGCGGTTGATTGAttcggttaaaaaaaaaaaaccgttcaCAGAAACAGCGAGTGCTGTTTCACACGATGGGTGAGATCAGAAACAGTTCCGCAGTAATTTAATGCGattgacaaaaaataatcaaggtgGAGGGGGCTGCTGGAGGTGGGGAAACTCCAGCACAAGGTCACTAGAATCTTAAGCAATCCATATGTGTGTTGTAAACATAATGTATATGaagtttttctaatttgatttttaaacttttttatttttgatgatttagttATAATTGAAGCCATTTGatttccttataaaaaaataaaataaaataaaataaacttgaattaaAAGGAAGTCAAATATAGGTGGTATGTCATAAATTTCATAAAAGATACAATTtggtctttaaattttaaaaatcatgcaaattatataattttaatatcttaatatttttttcaatttaattttgatataaaaattattttttattatttttttagtccttCATTAAAAAAGCAGAGAGGGGTTGCCGGATTCCAGtagtaaagagagagaaatgttGTTGAGGCAGATTTAGGCCACCAAAATGAACGATATTTATGTCAAATAGTTTCATTTGATTAAGAGAGTtcatattaagttatttttttttttacctttaaagttcatgaaaaaacaGATCTGAAGATCGGGTTGATATTTGGATTCgggttgattttggtttttggggttgttatttttatttttatttttaggccATAGATAAGTTTATCAcggtttttatggtgttttaagtaaaaaaataggttgaaactagtttttaggtaaaaaaaaaaaaacttaaatcctAATTTTCCAGGGCAAATCAAAAGACTCGtcatcttatttttgttttcaaaataatttgggGTCAATGACATGTCATCCACCCcagtagcaaaaaaaaaaaaaggaaaaaaagaaggccAAACGCACTTAAGCTAGGCACACTGCCAAGCACAGTTGTGGTTGGGTTTGGCATTGGCCTACCCAATGCATCAAGATCTTGACACACTGACAAGCCTAATTATAGCTAGGTTTGGCTAACGCCAAACCCAACACATCTTCACTAGGGTGTGTTTGTGTTCTGAAAAATTTATACCCATAAGTTTTTCTTGATCTAGTGTTTTTTGGTAAACATATACTGATAAAATATTGGTTCTTCATTTGCCACCCAATATTTGCGATATAATAATAAGCGAAgactttaattaatttcctaATTCATGTAGATAAATGAGTTTTGCTCATATAAAAAAGGGATATATGCTAGAAAAAATGCGAGAAAATATGCATTTGGACCAAAAGAAATTCTTTCAGACGTAAAATATCAAGAAtctatacttagaaaaattataagagaTCACGGATACCATGCCTATTATCTATACAAATTCCTAAGTGATTATGCAGAACCCAGAGAGGATGAACCTAAGAAATTTCTAAATGattattgatttttcaaaaagtgAGTGCTTGTAGCTTTCCCAACATTATTATAAGGCTTAAGAGCCCTCCACTAAAGAGTGGGCATCatgatcttcttttttttttttaatttttttttgataaggCATGAGAGCCCTTCATTGAAGAGTGGTGATTAGATGATTTTGCTATTTGTACTAGAGAGACCAAGTCCATCCCTTGAAGAGCGAAACACATAGCATTAAGGAGATCAAGTCCATACCTTGAAGATTGATGTGTATAGCATTAGGGAGATCACATACATCCCTTGAAGATTGGTGCATATAGCATTGGGGAGACTACGTCTATCCCTTGGAGATTGGTGCATATAACATTGGGGAGATCATATCCATCCCTGAGAGATTGGTGCATATAGCACTAGGGAGACTACGTCTATTTCTTAGAGATTAGTGCATACAACAATGGAGAGACTATGTCTATCCCTTAAAGCTTGGTGCATATAGCATTGGAGAGATCAGATTCATCCCTTAGATATTTATGCATATAGTACTTGGGAGACTACAATTATCCTTTAGAGATTATAGTATATAACACTAGGAAGATCATATTCATTCTTTAAAGATTGATGCATATAACATTAGGGAGATCACATTTATCCTTTGGAGATTGATGCATATAGCACTGGGAAGACTACATCTATCCCCTAGAGATCAATGCCTATAACACTGAGGAGATCACTTTCATCCCTTAGAGATTGGTGCATATAGCACTGGGAAGATTATGGCTATCCCCTAGAGATCGGTGCATAAAGCACTAAGGAGATCACTTTCATCCCCTGAAGATTGGTGCATATAGCATTGAGGAGACTATGTATATCCCTTCCTAAGAGAATTGCACCTTCTTAGGATAAGTGTTGAGAGGCCTTCAGTCATCACCTggagaaaataaaagttcattttGAATAAGTCATTCATATTCAagaaacttatatttttatcaatgattATACATCCTGAAATTATCTGAGTGATAGGTATGGAGGAGGTTCTTAGATGGAAACATATCTTGAAGGTGACACTAAGATGTTTTCTTAGAATACTCCGATTACTTCACTTGAAAGGTCAATCACGCTAGCTGTCCTTATAAAAACAAGTAGGTCCATCTAGTAGTAAACTGGTTTTTTCAATATGTATGTGATTTTTCATGAATTGCTTCATTCTGGACAAGCTTTTATTTGGCAAGGTATAAAGTTTTCTCTAGAGAGCATGTTCACTTACTCTTCTTATTAAGGCTTTTAGGGCCATTGGCTCAATCAATTCTTCTACCTTAAACATCTTCTCGATGAATCTCTTTAAATATGCTCGTGTAAACCCTTCCTCTTGTtgggcaaaacaaaaaaaggtctgtggattattttttttttggcaagtaTACTGATGCTAAAATATGCCACTAGCTTGACGAATGGGTCATTGAATCCTTCAATAGAGTTTAGTTCCAAGTTGTTATACCAAGCACATGTAGATCCTCTAAAGGTTATAGGGAGTATCTTTCATATTAAGTCACGATCTTGGATAATCAATTCCAAGCTACTGCGTATATTTTGTACATGTTTTTTTGGGTCAGCCAAGCTATCATAGTTGTCCAAACTCATTTTAATAGAAATATAGTCTTTAGGGAGTCAAGTGCTCAATATGTGTTTGGACAAAGGAGAAACTCTCCACTGatgggtgattagtacttaaaagtaaatttttatcaaggttttatatcatcattttgcacttaaagtatcaataactccttaactaaagcatgctttataataacatatctaataatataaaatacctttaatatatggtaaatgttcatcttaaatgcaggcttatcacataaataaaaggattaattgataagtttaagtactaaaattaaaaggacaaagagagggttaaacttagaaaagagatgctagttcaatccaaactagaacactgttcggtaattggatccTATCTGGAGCTATAGATTTCTGATTTAGGTatgttttatatggatggaaagctaatatataggcctaaaactttcatgtggagtctaagatttaaaaaggtcattttcaagtccaaattatagcaacaatggaaaaGTCCGAATCTATcatgcagcccagacactattcagtgttcaacctatatcttgagttctataagtccaaatgacctcaatttttttttctttgaaagctgagacaatttcctagaactttcattagtaaagttggttcaaatttggacgttatcaatgacgttttgtttagacaagaagataaggattgtcaccaactcaagatgtggccacccactcaacaattagttatcaaatcaatagtttcaaattttggcctataaaagggggtatttgtcatgcatttaggcatcttagttgttcagatcaagatcatgctctttatttctctttttatatttttgtaatgcttaagttttgctttcattaatatcttgtttatgattttcattttctttcctttacttagttaacttatatcttatttatgttcttatcttatttatttatgtttctcttcttcattatgtttagctaagtttattatgtcaaggttaAAAGgtcacactaatggtgtaagaatagatataatataaactcaatatagacttcaatgcttatatcctaaacaacttacTATTAACATGTCGTATCatctttatcttattaattcttaataccttgcttgttaaatggttaatctagatttgtgttgtataatacttggtacaacaaatgcttagcaCTTTTATAGCctaactgtatggtataacctacacatgtgctatgaaaggaacttaatttgttgttaacataagttagtatcatgaattcctgacaatatttaagagtttggtgttacttaaataagataatttatatgatcatgttaacaatttataatgagttattaatgacaaatcatcctattagaacctcctttgtgtgtggttttcagttgagtaataaaaagagtttatattatacttgcttgaaataccattagtgaatcctttaaccttaacatttgtttttatcattgtttaatcctcacattaattttacatctcaaagtcctctttaacttattgttgttgttgttgttgttgttatttataatttatatagttaacctctctgtggttcaattccggtcttgccgggttatttactACTTCGATAGTCCTATACTTGGGAGAAGATATCAATATTTTGATCGTGTCAATGAGGGTTATAAATATTTCCCTAGGCATGCTCATGCATAAATTGTCTCTTAGTTTTTTGTCTGTTGGGTTCTTAGGAGCCTAGAGAGCTTGGCATAAAACAATAGTTATAGTAACCATTGTCCATCCTATAGTAGCTAGGGGGAGTACATTCGGAGTATTTATTATGTGCATGAATGTGGCAACGATCCCTTGAGAGACTTCTATAATTATCATTCTTATATGCTCCTTGTGCAACTGGTGGTCGTGGCGTTAACATGTTGTGTGTTATTGAGGGTATTAAGACTTGTTGGGGTGGCAATGTCTGATTTTTCCATCGAGTTGTTAACATGATCTAGGTGAGGAGTTGCACCTGATTAGTGAGTTTTTGAAGCTCTTGCTGGGTAGGAGTGTATATGGCCACGAGTTGATTTGTCCCGCATCCTAACCTATGTGGGCATTGGTTGTGTGCCATGAAATGtcctgaaaatattaaaaacaagttttaggaAGAAAGCGATGTCTTTTGTATCAACCTTCTCATAAATAACGCCACTAATGAAATCCTAAAAATCCAAGTGACATAGGAATAAGGCTTTCAGGTTGAATAATCAGTTGGCCCTAGCAATCTCATCCATTCTCCCTAGCTAAGGTGGTTGATAGCTTGTATTTGATGCTTGGTAAACTAAGGTGGCTTATGGATAATATCTGCAAAAGGTCCCCTTTGAAGGAGGTGGGGATTTTTCGATGCTTAAATAAGTatctttttaaagagaaaaaatacaataatattttagataaagattctatatatatatatatatatatatatatatatatagggagagaaagagagagagaataaagaTTGTGAACTTTTGTTTTGAAGTTCTCATAATGTATTTATAGCTCATGAGTCTTGTCTTTTTGCGGAGAGGAGGGattgaagtttaattttatttttgtgatattttaagCTGTATTCCACTTATTTTATCCAACTAAAAGATGGTGACATGGCTAACCATAAAAGACTTTAATACATCTAATGATCTTGGTATAGTATTGACTTGTTTAATTAAGCctatttattaagaaataattcatctatgattttatataaaaatctataGAATTAATGGTGTTAGACCCAATCAACTATTAGGTCTGACCAACGCTTGGGTTAAACACACTGCCAAGCCCATTTGTGGTTGAGTCTAACTAGTGCCACTATCAGACCCAGCACGCTTGGGTTAGACACACTACCAAGCCCATTTGTGGTTGAGTCTAGCCAGTGCCATTGCCAGACCGAGCACACTTGGGCTAGGCACACCGTTGAGCCTAGTGTTATTAAACTTGTCCCGGCCTAGCGGgttgacccgggacccggtAGTTGGACCGGTCtaggtttaataaaagaccAGCTGTGGCAATAGCTCGGCCAAACCCGAACGACCCGACGGGTCAACCCATGACCAAAGCGACCCAAGCGAACCCGGACGAgacccagtttttttttttttttcaaatgtaggatttgaaactcattagtatatatactctatgttcccaagaaaaaaaatcatgttttttcaatgtgggataaaaaaaccttttggtttaaatacttcaacttaaaaggataacatagtatcttttcaatgtgagatttgaaaccttttcgtacatatactctatgttcccataaaaaaaagttatgttttttcaatatgggatttgaaacccattattatatatactctatgttcaaaaaaaaatcatgtattttcaatgtgggataaaaaaaccttttggtttaaatacttcaacttaaaacgATAACATAGTAtattttcaatgtaggatttgaaacccttttgtatatatattctatattccCATGAAAGAAGTTAtgttttcaatgtggaataaaaaactttttaaaatattcttttaaacttcattatttacaatatgtataacctatatttacatgaattttttcatatatatatataattttttcgaGTTGACCCATTATACCCGGGACCCGACCCCTTAGTCAGATCAACCTTCgagccgggtttaataactatggttgaGCCCATTCATGGTTGGGTCTGGCTAGAACCAGACCTATCATGTCCGGGGCTTGGTATACTACCAAGCTCAATCATGGATGGGTCTAGATAGCACCAGACCCATTATGTTTGGGGTCTGGTACACTGTCAAGCTTAATCGTGCATGGGTCTGGCATTGACCATCTCCAATGTGCCTGAGTTTTAGTGCACTGTCAAACTTAATTGTGACGGGATCTAACTAGTGTCAAACACAACGTGTCTGGGGCTTTGCATACTTTCAAGCCCAATTATGACTGGGTTTGACGTTATTTGGCTAGCGTTAGACCCAATATACCTTCACTAAAacgtatttatattttaaaaaaatttatactcataaattctttttaatttaatattttttttaataaaaatatacggATAAAATTTTGATTCAGGTAATAAACATAAACTTGAATGAACATGGTTCATGTCTGACTTAGGCCGACTTTCGAATCTCCGTGTCTATATGCACATGATGATGACgatagataaatatttttctcacgAGTCTCCCTTCCGTATTAAATTGGCGATAAAAGACAAGGAAAATAAGTTCTACTTTATTCCGAAACAACCAGCAGTCGTGAAaggcaacaaaataaaattattattgtactGGAAGACTGGACTTGAAAATCAAAGTGCACATGGCTCCTAATCTGAACAAGAGAAATCATCAAACATCGCTTTTGTAAGATCATGGCATGGTTTGGTATTCGGGAAAAATGATCGACTTGATAAACCAATTGATTGCTGTTAATTATGAAGCTTTGTCTTTGTAGGAGCTTTATATACATCCAATTCGAGATAGCATTTGTTTTGGGTAAAATCTTTTAttgataaacatatttttttttttttttctgtattcattttatataaaatacttttaacaaaaaaaactggtCGAGGTTCTGTTAATGTCAAgcttaaaaacttttaaaacttattttaaacttataagagtataaaaaatatattaatgagaataattaactcaaaattttaaattaataaataatatagctACCTAGAACCTCTCACAACCATTCATCTTTCAATCCATGAAAGTGATTATATCTCATCGTTGGCcttttataatataatgttagagttttaataactaaaaaaacacaagtctAGTTTCATAACACctttatagttttaattaaattaaaaactttataataaGATATTGGAGAGTCAATGcaatttctaatttatttatttttttagtttaaagaattttcattttaacaaaTGTGTTagtaaatgaatata
This genomic interval from Populus alba chromosome 1, ASM523922v2, whole genome shotgun sequence contains the following:
- the LOC118028056 gene encoding U-box domain-containing protein 13 translates to MEEEEKGGGEVVEILIETVNKIASISDYRCTVKKQYCNLARRLKLLIPMLEEIRDSKDSIIPQQTLKALVLLKQALDSAKDLLIFGCEGSKIYLVLEREQIMNKYHEVTAKLEQALTGISYEGLDISDEVKEQVELVLAQFRRAKGRVDATDVELYEDLLSLYNKTNDSASDLAVLRRISEKLQLMGIADLTQESLALHEMVGATGGDPGESIEKMSMLLKKIKDFVQTENPNLDAPEREKNLPPSGSGQAIVDGSRQMPVIPDDFRCPISLELMKDPVIVSTGQTYERSCIEKWLGAGHDTCPKTQQKLTSTALTPNYVLRSLIAQWCEANGIEPPKRPSSSGTSKTVSTCSPAELTKIKILLQKLKSGCVEDQRSAAGEIRLLAKHNADNRVAIAQAGAIPLLVGLLSTPDPCIQEHAITALLNLSICEDNKGNIVSAGAVPGIVHVLKKGSMEARENAAATLFSLSVVDENKVTIGFLGAIPPLVTLLSEGTQRGKKDAATALFNLCIYQGNKGKAVRAGVVPTLMCLLTETGGGMVDEALAILAILASHPEGKATIGAAEAVPVLVEVIRNGSPRNRENAAAVLVHLCSGDQKHMVEAQEHGVMGPLVDLAQNGTDRGKRKAQQLLERISRFVEQQNHSQAQTEAHIQQPQPSSMANFGDS